A single region of the Candidatus Kryptobacter tengchongensis genome encodes:
- a CDS encoding KDO2-lipid IV(A) lauroyltransferase, producing MKNYIEYILFKFFVLLSNLLPFRVSQRLGKALGIFAYHFIPYRKKVALDNLRKSFPEKSEKDIAKILKMAYVNFFITIFEFMNFQKLKPDDFKKMVTIENFNYVIEGLNKGCGLILMSGHFGNWELSAVVSGLEIGKPLNIIVKRQRNKFVDEEINKWRCLFGNKVIPMERAFRESLKILSEGGIVALLADQSAPKEGLYVDFLGRPASTFAGPAVMSLKTGAPIVMGFAVRDRGFNYRLIFEKVDFEPSEDEGENVLKLTQIHTSILEKYIRLYPDHWLWFHRRWKHSPVKNLNHTTK from the coding sequence ATGAAAAATTACATTGAATATATCTTGTTTAAGTTCTTCGTTCTGCTTTCAAATCTTTTACCTTTTAGGGTTTCACAAAGACTTGGGAAAGCCCTGGGAATTTTTGCGTATCACTTTATACCGTATAGAAAAAAGGTGGCTCTTGATAACTTGCGAAAATCATTCCCGGAGAAAAGTGAAAAAGATATAGCGAAAATTTTGAAGATGGCGTATGTTAATTTTTTTATAACGATTTTTGAGTTTATGAACTTTCAAAAGTTGAAACCTGATGATTTCAAGAAAATGGTGACAATTGAAAACTTTAATTATGTGATTGAGGGGTTAAATAAAGGTTGTGGTTTAATTTTGATGTCTGGGCATTTTGGAAACTGGGAGTTGAGCGCTGTTGTCTCGGGGCTTGAAATTGGAAAACCATTGAATATAATTGTAAAAAGACAGAGGAACAAATTCGTTGACGAAGAAATAAATAAGTGGAGGTGCTTGTTTGGAAATAAGGTTATACCGATGGAGAGAGCATTTCGTGAATCGCTGAAAATTTTATCTGAGGGTGGTATAGTTGCGTTACTTGCTGATCAAAGTGCTCCGAAAGAGGGGCTTTATGTTGATTTTCTTGGAAGACCTGCTTCAACATTTGCAGGACCTGCCGTTATGTCACTTAAAACTGGTGCACCAATTGTAATGGGCTTTGCTGTGAGAGATAGAGGATTTAATTATCGGCTTATATTTGAGAAAGTTGATTTTGAGCCGTCTGAAGATGAAGGAGAAAATGTGTTAAAACTTACCCAAATTCATACATCAATTCTTGAAAAATACATTCGTCTCTACCCCGACCATTGGCTTTGGTTTCACCGAAGATGGAAACACAGCCCGGTAAAGAATTTAAATCATACGACAAAATGA
- a CDS encoding Thioester reductase domain-containing protein, with amino-acid sequence MSVALFTGFPGFIGTRLIKRLFSHRADIEKFYLLVQEKYLDLANETIRKILIEFPPLSESLEVVKGDITLPNLGLENPEKVKKEITECFHLAAVYDLAVSFETGYKVNVKGTENVVKFLRDCPNLKRFNYISTAYVSGLVTGVFTENDFDLGQGFKNFYEETKFLAEKLVRDNMSYIPTTIYRPGIVVGDSKTGETAKFDGPYYVILLMMRLPSYSPFPRVGSGEAEVNIVPVDYVVNSIAYLSRWDETIGRVFHLTDPRPHKVFELVEIFAQRLGKKFIYFQISPQEMKKLMKPKIVQKILGMPVQLIDYFDHHVHYDCSGATAILSRGYIECPDLLDYVDVMIDFVRRNRRKVAKHGLS; translated from the coding sequence ATGTCTGTTGCGCTTTTCACTGGTTTCCCTGGGTTCATCGGGACAAGATTAATTAAAAGGTTGTTTTCCCATAGGGCTGATATTGAAAAATTTTATCTTCTCGTTCAAGAAAAATATCTTGATCTTGCGAATGAAACAATCAGAAAAATTCTTATTGAGTTCCCACCGTTATCTGAATCTCTTGAAGTTGTGAAAGGTGATATTACATTGCCAAACCTTGGACTTGAAAATCCAGAAAAAGTTAAGAAAGAGATAACCGAATGTTTTCATCTTGCAGCGGTTTATGATCTTGCCGTTTCCTTTGAAACTGGATACAAGGTTAATGTTAAAGGGACCGAAAATGTTGTTAAATTTTTGAGAGATTGTCCAAATTTAAAACGATTTAATTACATCAGCACAGCTTATGTTTCTGGTCTTGTTACAGGTGTCTTTACGGAAAATGATTTTGACCTTGGACAAGGTTTTAAAAATTTTTATGAGGAGACGAAGTTTCTTGCTGAGAAGCTTGTAAGGGATAACATGAGTTATATTCCAACGACAATTTACAGACCTGGAATAGTTGTGGGTGATTCAAAGACTGGGGAAACAGCGAAATTTGATGGACCTTATTATGTTATTCTCTTGATGATGAGGCTTCCAAGTTATTCTCCGTTTCCAAGGGTTGGCTCAGGTGAGGCTGAAGTTAACATTGTTCCGGTTGATTATGTTGTTAATTCAATCGCTTATTTAAGTCGTTGGGATGAGACCATAGGAAGGGTTTTTCATCTCACGGATCCAAGACCACATAAGGTTTTTGAGCTCGTTGAGATTTTTGCCCAACGACTTGGGAAGAAATTTATTTACTTCCAAATCTCACCACAGGAGATGAAAAAACTTATGAAGCCGAAAATAGTACAAAAGATTTTGGGTATGCCTGTTCAATTGATTGACTATTTTGATCATCATGTGCATTACGATTGTAGCGGTGCAACTGCGATATTGAGCCGTGGTTATATTGAGTGTCCTGATTTGCTTGATTATGTTGATGTTATGATTGATTTTGTCCGCAGGAACAGGAGGAAAGTTGCGAAGCATGGTTTGAGTTAA
- a CDS encoding Zn-dependent amino-or carboxypeptidase, M28 family, which yields MRIIKMLLLNLVVAFTMFSQITIENFLTNDARKAMDYITEDYIRANVQFLSHDLLEGRGTGSKGELLAATYIATQFKLMGLEPGGDDGSYFQKVPLSGITTLPDEEMIVKGKGKTIRFKYYDEFIAVSGVKKDFVSIKDAEIVFVGYGIVAPEQNWDDYKGVDVSGKILLMLNDDPPATPDEPNLFGGKARTYYGRWTYKYEIAAKKGALGAIIIHTTPSAGYGWNVVQSSWSGEEFELANDTEPKVLLKGWLTEDATRRMLALVGKNLDELVKIAQTRQFKPVDLGLKLSLNMRVKFREITSQNVIGILRGGDEKLKDEFVVITSHHDHLGIGKPVNGDSIYNGALDNASGVSAMLAIAKAFSELKVKPRRSVMFIALTAEEAGLLGSRYFAQNPTVPPVKIVANLNVDGINIWGRTRDVILIGMEKSTLGEIINEIANKYQGRYAKPDQFPELGLFYRSDQFNFAKVGIPAVFFDNGVEYVDKPEDYGKKVVEEYIAKNYHQPSDEYNDSWVLDGAVEDAKLVFMTVYYLANSDAKPEWKPDSEFRLIREQMMK from the coding sequence ATGAGAATAATTAAAATGTTGCTTTTAAACTTGGTTGTCGCTTTTACAATGTTTTCTCAAATAACAATTGAAAATTTTTTGACAAATGACGCAAGAAAAGCGATGGATTATATTACCGAAGATTACATCAGAGCGAATGTTCAATTTTTATCCCATGATTTGCTTGAAGGTAGAGGTACTGGGTCTAAAGGGGAACTTCTTGCAGCGACTTACATAGCGACGCAGTTTAAACTCATGGGGCTTGAGCCCGGCGGGGATGATGGTTCATATTTCCAGAAAGTTCCTCTATCCGGAATTACAACTTTACCAGATGAGGAAATGATTGTGAAAGGTAAGGGCAAAACGATAAGGTTTAAGTATTATGATGAATTTATCGCTGTTTCTGGGGTTAAGAAAGATTTTGTATCAATAAAAGATGCAGAGATTGTTTTTGTTGGTTATGGAATTGTTGCTCCAGAGCAAAACTGGGATGATTATAAAGGGGTGGATGTTTCCGGTAAGATATTGTTGATGTTGAATGACGATCCTCCAGCAACACCAGATGAGCCAAATCTTTTTGGGGGTAAGGCAAGAACTTATTATGGTAGATGGACTTATAAATATGAAATTGCTGCGAAAAAGGGAGCGCTTGGAGCTATAATAATTCATACGACTCCATCTGCTGGATATGGATGGAATGTCGTTCAAAGCTCATGGTCTGGTGAGGAATTTGAACTTGCCAATGATACGGAACCGAAGGTCTTGCTCAAAGGTTGGCTCACAGAAGATGCAACAAGGAGAATGCTCGCTCTTGTTGGTAAGAACCTTGATGAACTTGTAAAGATAGCTCAAACCAGACAATTTAAACCGGTTGATCTTGGATTAAAGTTATCTTTAAATATGAGGGTTAAGTTCAGGGAGATCACATCTCAAAATGTGATAGGTATTTTACGGGGCGGTGATGAGAAATTGAAAGATGAGTTTGTTGTGATTACCTCACACCATGATCATCTTGGAATTGGTAAGCCAGTTAATGGTGATTCAATTTACAATGGAGCTCTTGATAATGCTTCTGGAGTATCAGCGATGCTTGCAATTGCGAAGGCGTTTTCTGAACTTAAAGTTAAGCCACGCAGGTCTGTTATGTTCATTGCTTTGACGGCGGAAGAAGCTGGGCTTCTTGGGTCAAGATATTTCGCTCAAAATCCAACAGTTCCACCTGTTAAGATAGTGGCAAATTTAAATGTTGACGGAATTAACATTTGGGGTAGGACAAGAGATGTCATTTTGATAGGGATGGAGAAAAGCACACTTGGTGAAATAATAAATGAAATTGCAAATAAATATCAAGGTAGATACGCAAAACCCGATCAATTTCCAGAGCTTGGATTATTTTATAGGTCAGATCAATTTAATTTTGCGAAGGTGGGTATTCCTGCTGTCTTTTTTGATAATGGGGTTGAATATGTTGATAAGCCAGAGGATTACGGTAAAAAAGTTGTTGAAGAATATATAGCAAAGAATTATCATCAACCAAGTGATGAGTACAACGATTCTTGGGTACTTGATGGAGCAGTTGAAGATGCTAAACTTGTTTTTATGACAGTGTATTATCTTGCAAATTCTGATGCGAAGCCTGAATGGAAGCCAGACAGCGAGTTCAGGTTGATAAGGGAACAAATGATGAAGTAA
- a CDS encoding 4-hydroxy-3-polyprenylbenzoate decarboxylase has protein sequence MHEDLRSFLKILRQRNELKEINAEVSTELEITEIADRVVKSGGPAILFKNVKDSKFPIVINLFGTYERVKLALGNEPSRIFEWIIEFLMEKPDLKNIIKNRKHLLKLLRSLKPKIVKNAPVQEVVNLNPNLFEIPALKCWPKDGGKFITLPLVITHDPETGKRNIGMYRIQIYDEKTAGLHWQSHKTGAYHYWKAEKLNKPLPVAIAVGGHPALIISAIAPLPPNFDEIMFASYLLGKKIRLVSAKTVPLLIPADAEFVIEGYAYPFERKIEGPFGDHFGYYSLAEPFPFLHVTAITHRKDAIYPATIVGKPPMEDAWIGKAISEIFFPIIKMNLPEIIQMHLSIEAGIHNLGIISVESYFPRQAVKAMMGIWGLGQLSLTKILIAVDKTINPEDFKAVALEVLKWVDFSQDLIFVRDAHTDTLDVAGPLTDHGSKLGIDATPKKERKPFEIKKIDLPELKGKGEILDELRPIDGILIIKIKKDKPFKAREVAKEIWEIDKDKKVKIMFIVDEEINIHDKTELLWGLFTRFDPERDIFFDERNFNHRVLPNLGGRMAVDCTRKSSEEGHFKPWLEIIKMDEQIKEKISQRWKEFGL, from the coding sequence TTGCACGAAGATTTAAGATCATTTCTTAAAATTTTAAGACAGCGAAACGAGCTTAAAGAAATTAACGCTGAAGTTTCAACTGAACTTGAAATCACAGAAATTGCAGACAGAGTTGTAAAATCGGGTGGACCGGCAATTCTTTTTAAAAATGTCAAAGACAGCAAATTCCCTATCGTAATAAATCTATTCGGAACATACGAAAGGGTTAAACTCGCTTTAGGAAATGAGCCATCTAGGATATTTGAATGGATTATTGAATTTCTAATGGAAAAACCAGATCTAAAAAACATCATCAAAAATAGAAAACATCTACTAAAACTTTTACGCTCATTGAAACCGAAAATTGTAAAAAATGCTCCAGTTCAAGAGGTTGTAAACTTGAACCCAAATCTTTTTGAAATTCCAGCCCTTAAATGCTGGCCCAAGGACGGTGGGAAATTCATCACACTTCCACTTGTCATAACCCATGACCCTGAAACTGGAAAAAGAAACATTGGGATGTATAGAATTCAAATTTATGATGAAAAAACAGCCGGACTTCACTGGCAAAGCCACAAAACAGGCGCATACCATTATTGGAAAGCAGAAAAATTAAACAAACCTTTACCCGTTGCAATTGCAGTTGGTGGTCACCCTGCACTTATAATTTCTGCTATAGCTCCGCTTCCTCCAAACTTTGATGAGATAATGTTCGCATCATATCTACTTGGCAAAAAAATTCGCCTTGTGAGCGCAAAAACTGTTCCCTTGCTAATTCCCGCAGATGCTGAATTCGTAATTGAAGGTTATGCTTACCCATTTGAAAGAAAAATTGAAGGTCCATTTGGAGATCACTTCGGCTATTATTCGCTTGCCGAACCATTCCCATTTCTCCATGTCACAGCTATAACGCATAGGAAAGACGCAATCTATCCAGCAACAATTGTCGGAAAACCTCCAATGGAAGATGCATGGATCGGAAAGGCAATTTCTGAAATTTTCTTCCCGATAATAAAAATGAACCTCCCCGAGATCATTCAAATGCACCTTAGCATTGAAGCGGGAATTCACAACCTTGGAATAATATCTGTTGAAAGTTATTTCCCAAGACAAGCAGTTAAAGCAATGATGGGCATATGGGGACTTGGACAACTTTCATTGACGAAAATTTTGATAGCAGTTGATAAAACAATAAACCCAGAAGATTTCAAGGCTGTAGCACTGGAAGTTCTAAAATGGGTTGATTTTTCACAGGATTTAATTTTTGTAAGAGATGCTCATACTGATACCCTTGATGTCGCAGGACCATTAACAGATCACGGCTCAAAACTTGGAATTGACGCGACCCCGAAAAAAGAAAGAAAACCCTTTGAAATTAAAAAAATTGATCTACCTGAACTAAAAGGAAAAGGCGAGATCCTTGACGAGTTAAGACCAATTGATGGAATCCTGATCATCAAGATTAAAAAAGATAAACCCTTCAAAGCCAGAGAAGTCGCAAAGGAAATATGGGAAATTGACAAGGATAAAAAAGTTAAAATAATGTTCATCGTTGATGAAGAAATTAACATCCATGATAAAACCGAACTTCTATGGGGTTTGTTCACAAGATTTGACCCAGAAAGAGACATATTTTTTGACGAAAGAAATTTTAACCATCGTGTTCTCCCAAACCTTGGCGGGAGAATGGCTGTTGACTGCACAAGAAAATCAAGCGAAGAAGGTCATTTCAAACCATGGCTTGAAATAATAAAAATGGATGAGCAAATTAAAGAAAAAATCTCACAACGATGGAAAGAATTTGGCTTGTAA
- a CDS encoding 3-deoxy-D-manno-octulosonic-acid transferase: MAFKKIKILEMKNLKLIALLTLYNLILIPLLYILFHLLSLSNKKVKKGIKGRKNLFKNLEDKIKEKFNPQKPTFWFHSSSLGEFEQAKPLISKLKEKFNPNIIVTFFSPSGYEHSKNYPLADVISYIPFDSIFNAKKFTNLIKSEKTYFFLMKYDIWPNHLYMARKNNFIICLANAIVDERKTASFLKRIFYSTFYELIDYIFLISKDDEKNLPKLNLKKPIILSTGDTRYDQVFSRSKEALKKPIFPDDVIKQDKGKKKIFVIGSSWEDDEKVVIPVVIKIQKYEPELLTILVPHEPTEENLERIEKELKDKITFIRFSKIKNYNSEKVIIVDSVGYLMRIYAYADIAYVGGSFKQGIHNVLEPATYGIPVIYGPKINNSPEAQNLAKIGGGFIVKNKKEFYKTLRKLLSDENLRNKSGRKSYELISSNIGATEKIIQAIGLNF; this comes from the coding sequence ATGGCTTTCAAAAAGATAAAAATTCTTGAAATGAAAAATTTGAAACTTATCGCTCTGCTGACGCTTTACAACTTAATTTTAATCCCTCTTCTTTACATTCTCTTTCATCTCCTCTCGCTTTCTAACAAAAAGGTTAAAAAAGGGATAAAAGGAAGGAAAAATTTATTCAAAAATCTTGAAGACAAAATCAAAGAGAAATTTAACCCGCAGAAACCCACATTTTGGTTTCATTCCTCATCTCTTGGCGAATTTGAACAAGCAAAACCATTGATCTCAAAACTAAAAGAAAAATTTAATCCAAATATCATTGTCACTTTTTTCTCACCATCAGGATATGAACATTCAAAAAATTACCCGCTTGCCGATGTTATTTCATATATCCCCTTTGACTCCATTTTTAACGCGAAAAAATTTACAAATTTGATAAAATCTGAAAAGACATATTTTTTTCTGATGAAATACGACATCTGGCCAAATCACCTTTACATGGCCAGAAAAAACAACTTCATAATTTGCCTTGCAAATGCAATTGTTGACGAAAGAAAAACAGCATCATTTCTTAAGCGCATTTTTTATAGCACATTTTACGAACTCATTGACTATATATTTTTAATCTCAAAAGATGACGAGAAAAACCTTCCAAAGTTAAACTTAAAGAAACCAATTATCCTTTCAACTGGGGACACGAGATATGACCAAGTTTTCTCAAGGAGCAAAGAAGCATTGAAAAAACCAATCTTTCCAGATGATGTAATAAAACAAGACAAAGGGAAAAAGAAAATTTTCGTCATCGGAAGCAGCTGGGAGGATGACGAAAAAGTTGTCATACCAGTGGTAATAAAAATTCAAAAATACGAGCCAGAACTTTTGACCATTCTCGTTCCTCACGAACCGACCGAAGAAAACCTTGAAAGAATTGAAAAAGAACTCAAAGACAAAATAACTTTCATAAGATTTTCAAAGATTAAAAATTACAACTCCGAAAAAGTTATAATCGTTGATTCAGTTGGATATCTTATGAGAATTTACGCTTATGCTGATATCGCATATGTTGGCGGGAGTTTCAAACAAGGAATTCACAATGTTCTTGAACCCGCAACTTATGGAATTCCTGTGATATACGGACCAAAAATTAACAATTCCCCAGAAGCCCAAAACCTTGCTAAAATTGGAGGCGGGTTCATAGTGAAAAACAAAAAAGAATTTTACAAAACACTCAGAAAACTTCTTTCGGACGAAAACTTGAGAAACAAATCTGGCAGGAAATCTTACGAGCTCATCAGCTCAAACATTGGAGCGACGGAAAAAATCATTCAAGCGATCGGATTAAATTTTTGA
- a CDS encoding heptosyltransferase-2 has protein sequence MSIENWRRILVIQTAFIGDVVLSLPLVQVLRKNFPTAKIDFMLIPRTAELLRNHPDVDELIIFDKRGKDKGIKGIIKMVRIISKGNYDVAFIPHRHFRSAIIPFLAGVRIRVGFDKSAFKFLYTYVVEYRQIHEIERNLSLLEPFGIKVNMKELPNLYPSDYDKFYIDGLLSGVNSRIISIAPGSVWETKRWLKERFAELARFLSDDNFVVALIGGEEDFKLCEEIRRMSGSEKVLNFCGKLSLLQSAELIRRSIVLVSNDTAPMHIAVAMRTPVVAIFGSTVPKFGFYPYGEKDRIVQVENLYCRPCGIHGRRKCPEGHFKCMRLIETEKVYLEVKNLIRSLE, from the coding sequence ATGAGCATTGAAAATTGGAGAAGAATTTTGGTGATACAAACTGCATTTATCGGGGATGTTGTCCTTTCACTTCCATTGGTTCAAGTTTTGAGGAAAAATTTCCCAACCGCAAAAATTGACTTTATGCTTATCCCAAGAACCGCTGAACTTTTAAGAAATCATCCGGATGTTGATGAGTTAATAATTTTTGATAAAAGGGGCAAGGATAAAGGGATAAAAGGAATTATTAAAATGGTGAGAATTATTTCAAAGGGAAACTACGATGTTGCATTTATTCCTCATAGACATTTCAGAAGTGCAATTATACCTTTCCTTGCTGGGGTTAGAATTCGGGTTGGGTTTGATAAAAGTGCATTTAAATTTCTTTACACTTATGTGGTTGAATACAGGCAAATTCATGAAATTGAAAGAAACCTTTCATTGCTTGAACCTTTTGGGATAAAGGTAAATATGAAAGAACTTCCCAATCTTTATCCGTCTGATTATGATAAATTTTATATTGATGGGCTTCTTTCAGGTGTAAATTCAAGGATAATTAGCATTGCGCCAGGTTCTGTGTGGGAGACAAAGAGATGGTTGAAAGAAAGATTTGCTGAGCTTGCGAGGTTTCTTTCTGATGATAATTTTGTGGTTGCACTTATCGGGGGTGAGGAAGATTTTAAACTCTGCGAGGAAATAAGGAGAATGAGCGGAAGCGAGAAAGTTTTGAATTTTTGTGGGAAATTGAGTTTGCTTCAGTCTGCGGAATTAATTCGTCGGTCTATTGTTTTGGTTTCAAATGACACAGCCCCGATGCATATTGCAGTTGCGATGCGAACCCCTGTAGTTGCTATCTTTGGTTCAACAGTTCCAAAGTTTGGATTTTATCCATACGGTGAAAAGGATAGGATCGTTCAGGTTGAAAATCTTTATTGCAGACCGTGTGGAATTCACGGGAGAAGAAAGTGCCCCGAGGGACATTTTAAATGCATGAGATTAATAGAAACCGAAAAGGTTTATTTAGAGGTCAAAAATTTAATCCGATCGCTTGAATGA
- a CDS encoding Uncharacterized conserved protein YecE, DUF72 family encodes MAKIYIGTSGYYYRHWIGRFYPEKLIKDKWLEYYSKVFDTVELNTTFYHLPRAKTLEGWIRKTPFHFLFSVKVHQVITHIKKLKDVRSDFYGFMKVIKPLRVYNRIGCILHQFPPTLEYDTSLLRDYISLLPKGYRHVFEFRNAEFFNDTIFLILKENGIALCISHMRGLFAPPIATSDFVYFRFHGPEERYRSIYNDEQIEDFARLIWNFLLEDKIVFAYFNNDYNAYAVENAISLKKSLLKLINSKQIEDEDENN; translated from the coding sequence ATGGCGAAAATCTACATCGGGACATCTGGTTATTATTACAGGCATTGGATTGGAAGATTTTATCCAGAGAAACTGATAAAAGATAAATGGCTTGAGTATTATTCAAAGGTTTTTGACACGGTTGAACTTAACACGACATTTTATCATCTTCCGAGAGCTAAAACGCTTGAGGGCTGGATAAGGAAAACCCCATTTCATTTTCTTTTCTCCGTGAAAGTTCATCAGGTTATAACACATATCAAAAAGTTGAAGGATGTGAGGAGTGATTTTTACGGGTTTATGAAGGTAATAAAGCCATTGAGGGTTTACAATCGTATAGGATGCATTCTTCATCAATTTCCGCCGACGCTTGAATATGATACATCCCTTTTGAGGGATTATATCTCTTTGCTCCCGAAGGGATATAGGCATGTGTTTGAGTTCAGGAATGCTGAATTTTTTAACGACACAATTTTTTTAATTTTAAAGGAAAATGGGATTGCGTTATGCATTTCACACATGCGTGGACTTTTTGCCCCACCTATTGCGACTTCAGATTTCGTCTATTTTAGATTTCATGGACCCGAGGAAAGATACAGGTCAATTTACAATGACGAGCAAATAGAAGATTTTGCGAGGTTGATATGGAATTTTTTGCTGGAAGATAAAATTGTTTTTGCTTATTTTAATAACGATTACAATGCGTATGCGGTTGAAAACGCAATAAGTTTAAAGAAAAGCCTCTTAAAACTTATCAATTCAAAACAAATTGAGGATGAAGATGAGAATAATTAA
- a CDS encoding Septal ring factor EnvC, activator of murein hydrolases AmiA and AmiB, which produces MERIWLVNLSLIFLINLNLLSQDKIKQKREELNQLRREIKVLEDKIKQAQKEEKITLELIDDYEKKDNLLRKLIAELKRQIKENEKTINHLQNEIYKSENEIQTLKEQYAGYVKALYKHGRTHDLELILTARSINQMLIRTVYLKKFSEHRKRTIDSIYTMQVRLKEQKDELELALLKQKELVAEKEKEEMNLVTSIKEKKEILARIRKDKQNLQVQLERRKKAIKELEAVIARLIEEEKRIKQKEEKARKIEIPKVEGNFAKLRGKLPWPVDDGKIINHFGEQIHPVLKTVTLNYGVDIAVPEDSPVKAVADGVVSKIFWLPSFENLIIITHDGGFRTVYANLSDIFVNEGETVKSGQVIGKSGDSVEGSIVHFEIWYERQQQNPEIWLSKR; this is translated from the coding sequence ATGGAAAGAATTTGGCTTGTAAATTTATCACTGATTTTTCTAATAAACCTGAATTTATTATCGCAGGATAAAATAAAGCAAAAAAGAGAAGAACTGAACCAACTACGAAGAGAAATAAAAGTTCTTGAAGATAAAATCAAACAGGCACAAAAAGAAGAGAAGATCACGCTTGAATTAATTGACGATTACGAAAAGAAAGACAACCTTTTAAGAAAATTAATTGCTGAATTGAAAAGACAAATCAAAGAAAACGAAAAAACGATAAATCACCTTCAAAACGAAATCTATAAATCTGAAAATGAAATTCAAACCCTGAAAGAACAATATGCTGGCTATGTTAAGGCACTTTACAAGCATGGAAGAACCCACGACCTTGAACTGATATTAACCGCAAGATCAATTAACCAAATGTTGATAAGAACAGTTTATCTAAAAAAATTTTCAGAGCACAGGAAAAGAACAATTGACTCAATCTATACGATGCAGGTTAGATTAAAAGAGCAAAAAGATGAACTTGAACTTGCTCTGTTAAAACAAAAAGAACTCGTTGCCGAAAAAGAAAAAGAAGAAATGAACCTTGTAACAAGCATAAAAGAGAAAAAAGAAATACTTGCGAGGATAAGAAAAGATAAACAAAATCTCCAGGTTCAACTTGAACGAAGGAAAAAAGCAATAAAAGAACTTGAAGCCGTGATCGCAAGACTAATTGAAGAGGAAAAGAGAATAAAACAAAAAGAAGAGAAAGCGAGAAAAATTGAGATTCCAAAAGTTGAGGGAAACTTTGCAAAATTGCGAGGCAAACTCCCCTGGCCAGTTGATGACGGCAAAATTATAAATCATTTTGGCGAACAAATTCACCCTGTTCTAAAAACAGTCACATTAAATTACGGCGTTGATATCGCAGTCCCAGAAGACAGCCCAGTTAAAGCAGTGGCGGATGGCGTGGTCTCAAAAATCTTCTGGCTTCCAAGCTTTGAAAACTTAATCATAATAACTCACGACGGAGGGTTTAGAACCGTTTATGCAAATCTATCAGACATATTTGTAAATGAAGGTGAAACGGTGAAATCTGGTCAAGTGATCGGGAAAAGCGGTGATTCAGTTGAAGGCTCAATAGTTCATTTTGAAATATGGTATGAAAGACAACAACAAAATCCAGAAATATGGCTTTCAAAAAGATAA